In Paenibacillus hexagrammi, the following are encoded in one genomic region:
- the spoIIR gene encoding stage II sporulation protein R: MVKRVNRSYKHLLFVAFALIVLMACWDSNRTNAAVVASEIPQDSIRLRILANSDSAQDQALKREIRDAVIARMQEWVVGPHTLDEARAVVRAHLPEFDKLVGQMIEERGYTYTHSVELGVVPFPTKLYGNVVYPAGDYEALRIIIGSGQGQNWWCVLFPPLCFVDSVSGEAVATTAEVVAKTEASDAKMAAAAKADGKSAKAESSKTAAKKSDKASDADKGSEVKGASDNAKPKTEVKFFLWEMLKKVASWFS, translated from the coding sequence ATGGTGAAGAGAGTGAACCGTTCTTATAAACATTTATTATTCGTGGCTTTTGCACTTATTGTTCTTATGGCTTGTTGGGATTCAAACCGCACGAATGCGGCTGTAGTAGCTTCTGAGATTCCGCAAGATTCTATCCGTTTGCGCATTCTTGCTAACTCTGATTCTGCTCAGGACCAAGCGCTAAAAAGAGAGATTCGCGATGCCGTCATCGCCCGCATGCAGGAGTGGGTCGTGGGCCCGCATACGTTGGATGAGGCTAGAGCTGTAGTTAGAGCACATCTGCCGGAGTTTGATAAGCTGGTAGGTCAAATGATCGAAGAACGCGGCTACACCTACACACATTCCGTTGAATTGGGCGTTGTTCCGTTCCCGACTAAGCTGTATGGTAATGTTGTTTATCCGGCAGGAGATTATGAGGCTCTCCGTATTATCATCGGCAGCGGTCAAGGACAAAACTGGTGGTGCGTATTGTTTCCGCCGCTCTGCTTCGTGGATTCGGTATCCGGCGAAGCGGTTGCAACAACAGCAGAAGTAGTCGCCAAAACAGAAGCTAGCGATGCTAAAATGGCGGCAGCTGCGAAAGCGGATGGTAAGTCTGCAAAAGCTGAAAGCAGCAAGACTGCTGCTAAGAAAAGTGATAAAGCCTCCGATGCAGATAAAGGCAGCGAGGTAAAAGGAGCATCTGATAACGCAAAGCCTAAAACGGAAGTGAAGTTCTTCCTGTGGGAAATGCTTAAAAAAGTAGCATCTTGGTTCAGTTAA
- the prmC gene encoding peptide chain release factor N(5)-glutamine methyltransferase, producing MPTAGTIREAYVEASSFLAAQGVAEAAACAELLMQHLLGCSRTELLFRWQEQLPAELANRWRQLIKRKAAGEPVQYITGEQEFFGLPFAVSGAVLIPRPETELLVEAVLHEGSRLFPQGAPLLADVGTGSGAIPVTIAHARPAWRVAASDISAAALEMARANAQRNGVAARIEWLEGDLLEPWIQSGLAPDILVSNPPYIPDGDLPSLMPEVRLYEPHTALFGGPEGLDLYRRMIQQLPQLPRIPTVVGFEVGIRQAGDVAAMLREAADWREIRIVKDLAGIERHVIALRDPELV from the coding sequence ATGCCGACTGCTGGAACGATTCGAGAAGCCTATGTTGAGGCTTCTTCTTTTTTAGCGGCGCAGGGCGTGGCGGAAGCAGCCGCCTGCGCAGAACTCCTGATGCAGCACCTGCTGGGCTGCAGCCGCACCGAGCTGCTGTTCCGCTGGCAGGAACAGCTCCCTGCTGAGCTGGCGAACCGCTGGCGCCAGCTGATCAAGAGGAAGGCCGCGGGGGAGCCGGTGCAGTATATCACCGGCGAGCAGGAGTTTTTCGGCCTTCCTTTTGCCGTGAGCGGCGCGGTGCTGATCCCGCGGCCGGAGACCGAGCTCCTCGTGGAGGCAGTGCTCCACGAGGGCTCGCGCCTCTTCCCGCAAGGCGCTCCGCTGCTTGCGGATGTAGGCACCGGGAGCGGAGCCATCCCGGTGACGATCGCGCACGCGCGCCCGGCGTGGCGCGTGGCGGCCAGCGACATCTCCGCGGCAGCGCTGGAGATGGCTCGTGCCAATGCGCAGCGTAACGGCGTCGCTGCGCGCATCGAGTGGCTCGAGGGCGACCTCCTCGAGCCTTGGATCCAGAGCGGGTTGGCACCGGACATCCTGGTGTCCAACCCGCCTTACATCCCCGACGGCGATTTGCCGTCGCTGATGCCCGAGGTGCGGCTCTATGAGCCGCACACGGCTTTGTTCGGCGGTCCCGAAGGGCTGGACCTGTACCGCCGCATGATACAGCAGCTGCCTCAGCTGCCGCGAATCCCGACGGTGGTCGGATTCGAGGTTGGCATCCGGCAGGCGGGGGATGTGGCGGCTATGCTGCGTGAAGCCGCCGACTGGCGCGAGATCCGCATCGTGAAGGATCTCGCGGGGATCGAGCGCCATGTGATTGCGCTGCGCGACCCGGAGCTTGTGTAG
- the prfA gene encoding peptide chain release factor 1: protein MLDRLQAVADRYEKLSELLCDPDVTSDTKKLREYSKEQSDLQEAYDAYQEYKTVTEQLEDAKVMQNEKLDDEMREMVKMEIEELSERAAELEEKLKVLMMPKDPNDDKNVIVEIRGAAGGDEAALFAGDLYRMYTRYADSQGWKTEVLDASLNDLGGFKEIIFMITGKGAYSKLKFESGAHRVQRIPVTESGGRIHTSTSTVVVMPEAEEVEIEIHDADIRVDTFCSSGAGGQSVNTTKSAVRVTHVPTGIVATCQDGKSQNSNKEQALRVLRARISDKMREEEEAKYAGERKSKVGTGDRSERIRTYNFPQSRVTDHRIGLTLHRLETVLSGDMDEIVSALTIAAQSDLLEKGEQAI, encoded by the coding sequence ATGTTAGATCGACTTCAGGCAGTAGCGGATCGCTACGAGAAGTTAAGCGAGCTTTTGTGTGATCCTGATGTAACCAGCGACACGAAGAAGCTTCGGGAGTATTCCAAGGAGCAATCGGATCTTCAGGAAGCTTACGATGCTTATCAGGAGTATAAAACAGTTACTGAACAGCTCGAAGATGCAAAGGTTATGCAGAATGAGAAGCTAGATGACGAGATGCGCGAAATGGTCAAAATGGAGATCGAGGAACTCAGCGAACGAGCTGCAGAGCTGGAAGAGAAGCTGAAAGTTTTGATGATGCCAAAAGACCCGAACGACGATAAAAACGTCATTGTGGAAATCCGCGGCGCTGCAGGCGGCGACGAGGCTGCTTTGTTTGCGGGCGACTTATACCGCATGTATACACGCTACGCGGATTCGCAAGGCTGGAAGACCGAAGTCCTGGATGCCAGCTTGAACGACTTGGGCGGATTTAAAGAGATTATCTTCATGATTACGGGCAAAGGCGCTTACAGCAAGCTGAAGTTCGAGAGCGGCGCTCACCGCGTACAGCGTATTCCGGTAACGGAATCGGGCGGACGGATCCATACGTCCACGTCGACGGTTGTGGTCATGCCCGAAGCGGAAGAAGTAGAAATTGAAATTCACGATGCGGACATTCGCGTGGATACGTTCTGTTCCAGTGGAGCGGGTGGTCAGTCCGTTAATACAACGAAATCTGCGGTTCGCGTTACGCATGTGCCAACAGGCATTGTTGCTACCTGTCAGGATGGCAAATCGCAAAACTCCAATAAAGAGCAGGCACTCCGCGTGCTTCGCGCACGGATTTCCGATAAAATGCGCGAAGAAGAAGAAGCGAAGTATGCCGGCGAGCGGAAAAGCAAAGTAGGTACGGGCGACCGCAGTGAGCGGATCCGCACGTACAACTTCCCGCAAAGCCGTGTAACCGATCATCGTATCGGCCTTACGTTACATCGCTTGGAAACGGTCTTGAGCGGCGATATGGATGAGATCGTATCTGCCCTTACGATTGCGGCACAGTCCGATCTGTTGGAAAAAGGGGAGCAGGCGATCTGA
- the ychF gene encoding redox-regulated ATPase YchF: MALKAGIVGLPNVGKSTLFNAITQAGAESANYPFCTIDPNVGVVEVPDERLRKLVELVVPKSIVPTAFEFVDIAGLVKGASKGEGLGNKFLAHIREVDAIVHVVRCFVDENITHVSGKVDPIGDIETINLELILADIDSVEKKLERSRKNLKGGDKKVAAEVEVLERIKETLYEDKPARSMDLSDDDKLIVRDLHLLTMKPVLYAANVSEDEVATADDNQYVKIVKEFAAQENAEVVPISAKVESEIAELEDEEKAMFLEELGLQESGLNRLIKAAYKLLGLYTYFTAGVQEVRAWTIRKGMKAPQAAGVIHSDFERGFIRAEVVSYDDLMAAGSMNAVKEKGQLRLEGKEYVVQDGDVMHFRFNV; this comes from the coding sequence ATGGCGTTGAAAGCAGGAATCGTCGGTCTACCGAACGTCGGCAAATCGACTTTGTTTAATGCAATAACACAGGCGGGAGCAGAATCTGCGAATTATCCGTTCTGTACGATTGATCCGAATGTCGGTGTAGTGGAAGTGCCGGACGAAAGACTGCGGAAGCTGGTGGAACTTGTAGTGCCCAAGAGCATTGTTCCGACCGCTTTCGAATTCGTCGATATTGCGGGTTTAGTGAAGGGCGCGAGCAAGGGCGAAGGGCTTGGAAATAAGTTTTTGGCGCATATTCGTGAAGTTGATGCGATCGTGCATGTCGTTCGCTGCTTTGTGGATGAGAATATTACGCATGTATCCGGGAAAGTAGATCCGATCGGCGATATCGAAACGATTAATCTGGAGCTGATTCTGGCGGATATCGATTCCGTTGAGAAAAAGCTGGAGCGTTCCCGTAAGAATTTGAAGGGCGGCGACAAGAAAGTTGCGGCTGAAGTAGAAGTGCTTGAGCGTATTAAAGAAACGCTGTATGAAGACAAACCGGCGCGCAGCATGGATCTGAGCGATGACGATAAACTCATTGTCCGTGATCTCCATCTGCTCACAATGAAGCCCGTGCTGTATGCAGCGAATGTAAGCGAAGACGAGGTAGCAACGGCTGATGATAACCAGTATGTGAAAATCGTTAAGGAATTCGCAGCGCAAGAGAATGCCGAGGTCGTTCCAATCAGTGCGAAGGTGGAATCCGAAATCGCTGAACTGGAAGACGAGGAAAAAGCGATGTTCCTTGAAGAGCTGGGACTTCAGGAGTCCGGTTTGAATAGATTGATTAAAGCAGCTTATAAACTGCTCGGCTTATACACGTATTTTACTGCCGGGGTGCAGGAAGTACGAGCATGGACAATCCGCAAAGGAATGAAGGCTCCGCAAGCGGCGGGCGTCATTCACTCGGATTTTGAGCGCGGCTTTATCCGTGCGGAAGTCGTGTCTTACGATGATTTGATGGCTGCCGGATCGATGAATGCTGTGAAGGAAAAAGGACAGCTGCGTTTGGAAGGTAAAGAATATGTCGTACAAGACGGCGATGTCATGCATTTCCGTTTCAATGTGTAA
- a CDS encoding PilZ domain-containing protein encodes MKYYGSKEGNDAEILIDSKAVLDKRDFVATGVITYVLGDIIEIELPQYNIFQLGDKIKVTIYTKSGLFVFDTSVVAKDHGSIIVINPPDNRKKFTEKREFPRIEIVKGGLLHGLHDIQRRKHQFERPVSINIKNISLSGVGFTVDDNIHLDTTAHLELELLLGFSISCLTEVVRRETQDTGIYYGARYINVPDAKTNALRAFILKNQVEAYFVQKKDVKMKKVTDMGSGVR; translated from the coding sequence ATGAAGTATTATGGTAGTAAAGAAGGCAATGACGCAGAGATTTTAATAGATAGTAAGGCGGTTTTGGACAAAAGGGATTTTGTAGCCACAGGAGTGATCACCTACGTATTGGGAGATATCATCGAGATTGAGCTCCCACAATATAATATCTTCCAGCTCGGGGACAAGATTAAAGTCACCATCTACACTAAATCAGGACTCTTTGTGTTCGACACCTCTGTTGTAGCCAAGGACCATGGTTCCATTATTGTTATAAATCCTCCAGATAATCGAAAGAAATTTACCGAGAAGCGGGAATTCCCACGAATTGAGATTGTAAAAGGCGGCTTGCTGCACGGCTTGCATGATATACAAAGAAGGAAGCATCAGTTTGAACGCCCGGTAAGTATCAACATCAAAAATATTAGCTTGAGCGGTGTTGGATTTACAGTGGATGATAATATTCATCTGGACACAACCGCACACCTTGAATTAGAGCTCTTGCTCGGATTCTCCATTTCCTGCCTAACAGAAGTAGTTAGACGAGAAACGCAAGATACCGGAATTTACTACGGCGCCAGATATATCAATGTACCTGATGCTAAAACAAACGCACTTCGAGCGTTCATCTTAAAGAATCAAGTCGAGGCCTATTTTGTTCAGAAAAAAGATGTTAAAATGAAAAAAGTCACGGATATGGGATCCGGGGTCCGCTAA
- the tadA gene encoding tRNA adenosine(34) deaminase TadA — MNEAIQEAFKAEALGEVPIGAIVVHQGEIIGRGYNLRETSLDPTAHAEMIAIRQASEHLQAWRLLDCKLYVTLEPCPMCAGAIVQSRVPQVIYGTTDPKAGCAGTLMNLLQEERFNHRVDVISGILQEECSSMLTQFFRKLRSSKKQPPV, encoded by the coding sequence ATGAATGAAGCCATACAAGAGGCTTTTAAAGCAGAGGCCCTTGGCGAGGTGCCTATTGGGGCTATTGTCGTACATCAAGGAGAGATTATAGGGCGGGGCTATAACCTCCGAGAAACTTCTCTGGATCCCACTGCCCATGCAGAAATGATCGCTATTCGCCAAGCAAGTGAGCATCTGCAAGCATGGAGGCTGTTGGATTGCAAGCTGTATGTGACCTTGGAGCCTTGCCCCATGTGTGCGGGAGCGATCGTACAGTCCCGGGTGCCGCAAGTGATTTATGGAACTACCGATCCCAAGGCCGGCTGTGCAGGAACGCTTATGAATTTACTTCAAGAGGAGCGGTTCAATCATCGTGTAGATGTCATTAGCGGTATATTGCAGGAGGAATGCTCATCCATGCTCACGCAATTTTTCCGGAAGCTGCGCAGCAGTAAAAAGCAGCCGCCTGTATGA